Proteins encoded within one genomic window of Komagataella phaffii GS115 chromosome 3, complete sequence:
- a CDS encoding Pentafunctional arom protein, whose product MSGLIEKVSILRNDSIHVGYNMSSHIVDEILTKKASSTYVLITDSNIVKMGHLQTFVDEFNRLIPSKRPGSRILTYVVPPGEANKNRATKAAIEDYLLEKGCTRDTFILAIGGGVIGDMIGYVAATFMRGVRFVQIPTSLLAMVDSSIGGKTAIDTPLGKNFIGAFWQPDYVFVDVAFLETLPEREFINGMAEVVKTAAIWNEQEFSRLETYSKRFLKVIRDRRVDDSVDLTSLKEHIIKLVLESIKVKAEVVTLDEREGGLRNLLNFGHSIGHAIEAILTPQALHGECVSIGAVLEAELSRYLGILSPVAVSRLYKCFAAYGLPVSIADKLVQKRTNGKKCPVDVLLQKMAIDKKNDGSKKKVVLLSKIGKCYEPKASYVNDEDLRFVLTDEVLVKDFNSAPSTAVVVPPGSKSISNRALILAALGKGECKIKNLLHSDDTEHMLNAVAALKGADISFDDNGETVVVTGNGGNFTATDAEIYLGNAGTASRFLTSVASIVKPDSNTTHVILTGNARMQERPIGPLVDALRTNGSDIEYLNREGSLPLKIKSGNGLKGGRIELAATISSQYVSSVLMCAPYASEPVTLSLVGGKPISLLYVDMTIAMMKSFGIEVTKSTTEPYTYHVPQGHYVNPAEYVIESDASSATYPLAFAAMNGTQVTIPNIGSSSLQGDARFAVDVLKPMGCKVEQTATSTTVQGPTKGTLKPLPLVDMEPMTDAFLTASVVAAIANDTNQSTSIVGISNQRVKECNRIEAMITQLAKFGVRAKELEDGIEVFGIDYHHLKTPSDGVYTYDDHRVAMSLSLLAGLAESPVLIQERHCTGKTWPGWWDILHTTFNVELDGHEAVVETTTAKANEDKSIIVIGMRAAGKSTLSHVIAQTLKGFKVVDLDDVFVEKYGDIREFIKENSWELFREKEAMIAKEAFKNYSKNTVISTGGGIVETEASRKLLKQQMKDGHIVLHLHRDIEETVVFLSQDKTRPAYVDEINQVWERRKNLYKECSNYFFFSPHCQTEREFFTLKKTFSKFINRITGGAVPSIPNGRSAFVCLTYEDLAPVSSKLTRVTNGCDAVELRVDLLKQHDSHFISNQIGILRNQTSVPILFTIRTKSQGGRFPDDSYEDIERLLNLAIKLGVEYVDLELSLPESLLDSVASKRQFTKIIGSHHDFSGTVKWNNVEWENKYLLALKLNVDIIKFVGTATSLNDNWELEHFRSLHTDKPFIGINMGPLGKVSRVFNTILTPVTHKDLPSSAAPGQLTLKEINEYFGQFGGSSRKKFYIVGKPISHSKSPELHKTFYDEFGLSHTFDKFETDDAAKVFNDLVKGNDELGGCAVTIPLKIDMLKYVNELTDSAKSIGALNTIIPIGDGRFIGDNTDWIGIRDSLHQAGCEIAPESSVGLVVGGGGTSRAAVYALHQMGCSKIYMLNRTPSKLSEIKNHFPSNYNIHIVDSLDAIDEDDKLDAAVSTVPGDKPLDDQLISLLKKLLEKKRGHAVLLEAAYKPRETPIMALAFSRGWKVVPGSKMLVNQGIEQFYKWTGYQFSSHIDL is encoded by the coding sequence ATGTCCGGGCTTATCGAAAAGGTCAGCATCCTTCGAAATGACTCCATTCATGTTGGCTACAATATGTCGTCGCATATTGTGGACGAAATTTTAACGAAAAAGGCTTCTTCCACTTATGTCTTAATCACAGATTCCAACATTGTCAAGATGGGGCATTTACAGACTTTCGTTGATGAGTTTAACAGGCTCATCCCCTCCAAGAGGCCTGGCTCCAGAATTCTTACTTATGTCGTCCCCCCTGGAGAAGCCAATAAGAACAGAGCTACGAAGGCTGCTATTGAAGATTATCTTCTTGAGAAGGGCTGTACCAGAGATACCTTTATTCTTGCCATTGGAGGTGGTGTGATTGGTGATATGATTGGATATGTTGCAGCTACATTCATGCGTGGGGTCAGATTTGTACAGATTCCTACTTCCCTCTTAGCTATGGTTGACTCCTCCATTGGAGGTAAGACTGCAATAGACACACCTCTAGGTAAGAACTTCATTGGTGCTTTTTGGCAACCTGACTatgtttttgttgatgtGGCATTTTTAGAAACGTTGCCTGAGAGAGAATTTATCAACGGTATGGCTGAGGTTGTCAAGACTGCCGCTATCTGGAACGAGCAAGAGTTCTCCAGATTGGAAACCTACTCAAAAAGGTTTTTGAAGGTTATAAGGGATAGAAGAGTCGATGACTCTGTTGAtttaacttctttgaaagagcaCATCATCAAATTGGTACTAGAGTCCATCAAAGTCAAGGCTGAAGTAGTCACCCTAGATGAACGAGAAGGAGGACTAAGAAATCTCTTGAATTTTGGTCACTCCATCGGTCATGCTATCGAAGCCATACTCACACCTCAGGCCCTTCATGGAGAGTGCGTTTCAATAGGTGCAGTTTTGGAAGCCGAACTTTCTAGATACTTGGGAATTCTGTCACCAGTCGCAGTTTCAAGGTTATACAAGTGTTTCGCCGCTTACGGTTTGCCCGTGAGTATTGCTGATAAGTTAGTGCAGAAAAGAACAAACGGTAAGAAATGTCCTGTTGATGTTTTACTTCAAAAAATGGCCATTGACAAAAAGAATGATGGGTCGAAGAAAAAGGTTGTCCTCTTATCTAAAATCGGAAAATGTTATGAACCTAAAGCATCTTATGTCAACGATGAGGATCTAAGATTTGTGTTGACTGATGAGGTTCTTGTAAAAGATTTTAACTCTGCTCCATCTACCGCAGTAGTTGTGCCCCCAGGTTCTAAATCGATTTCCAATAGAGCCTTAATTCTTGCTGCTTTGGGTAAAGGTGAATGCAAGATAAAGAACCTACTTCATTCTGATGACACCGAACACATGTTAAATGCAGTTGCCGCACTCAAGGGAGCTGACATTTCCTTTGATGACAACGGAGAAACTGTTGTTGTCACTGGTAATGGCGGAAACTTCACAGCAACTGACGCTGAAATTTACTTGGGAAATGCTGGAACTGCTTCCAGATTTTTGACCTCCGTTGCATCCATAGTTAAACCTGACTCGAACACCACCCATGTAATCCTCACAGGCAATGCCAGAATGCAAGAGAGACCAATTGGACCATTAGTCGATGCCCTTAGAACTAACGGCTCTGACATTGAATATCTAAACAGAGAAGGTTCGCTACCATTAAAAATCAAATCTGGAAATGGACTTAAAGGAGGCCGTATTGAACTCGCCGCTACAATATCTTCACAGTACGTTTCTTCCGTGCTAATGTGCGCACCATATGCTTCAGAACCTGTCACGCTGTCTCTCGTAGGTGGAAAACCTATATCTCTGCTTTACGTCGATATGACCATTGcgatgatgaaaagttttggtaTTGAAGTTACGAAGTCCACCACTGAGCCTTACACTTACCACGTCCCTCAAGGCCATTATGTCAACCCAGCAGAATATGTTATTGAGTCCGATGCCTCCTCTGCCACTTATCCGTTAGCTTTTGCTGCCATGAACGGCACTCAAGTGACGATTCCAAATattggatcttcttccttgCAGGGTGATGCAAGATTTGCAGTTGATGTCTTGAAACCTATGGGATGTAAAGTTGAACAAACTGCTACTTCCACGACCGTCCAGGGCCCAACCAAAGGCACATTGAAACCATTGCCATTAGTTGACATGGAGCCAATGACAGATGCTTTTTTGACCGCATCCGTTGTAGCTGCTATTGCTAATGATACGAACCAATCAACCTCAATTGTCGGGATAAGCAATCAACGCGTTAAGGAATGCAACAGAATTGAAGCAATGATCACACAGCTTGCTAAATTTGGTGTAAGAGCTAAAGAGTTAGAAGATGGTATCGAAGTTTTTGGAATAGACTATCATCACTTGAAGACTCCATCAGACGGAGTTTACACCTACGATGACCATAGAGTTGCCATGAGTCTTTCATTACTTGCAGGTTTGGCTGAATCTCCAGTGCTTATTCAGGAACGTCATTGTACTGGTAAGACATGGCCCGGATGGTGGGATATCTTGCATACCACATTCAACGTTGAGCTTGATGGACATGAAGCTGTTGTAGAAACTACTACAGCCAAGGCTAATGAAGACAAATCCATTATCGTTATTGGCATGAGAGCAGCAGGTAAGAGTACACTTTCCCATGTTATTGctcaaactttgaagggTTTCAAGGTTGTAGATTTGGATGATGTGTTTGTTGAGAAGTATGGTGATATCAGAgaatttatcaaagaaaacagtTGGGAGTTGTTTAGGGAAAAGGAGGCTATGATTGCGAAGGAGGCTTTTAAAAACTACTCAAAGAATACTGTGATTTCCACTGGAGGTGGAATTGTTGAGACTGAAGCATCCCGCAAATTATTGAAGCAACAAATGAAGGATGGTCATATTGTTCTTCATTTGCATCGTGACATCGAAGAAACTGTCGTCTTCTTATCTCAAGACAAGACTCGTCCAGCATATGTGGATGAGATTAATCAGGTTTGggaaagaaggaaaaatttATACAAAGAATGTTCTAACtacttctttttctctcctcATTGCCAAACTGAAAGAGAGTTTttcactttgaagaaaactttcagTAAATTCATTAACAGAATCACAGGTGGGGCCGTTCCAAGTATTCCCAACGGCCGCTCAGCTTTTGTGTGTCTAACGTATGAAGACCTGGCACCCGTTAGCTCAAAGCTGACTAGGGTCACCAATGGTTGTGATGCGGTAGAACTTAGAGTTGATTTGCTAAAACAACATGACTCTCATTTCATCAGCAATCAGATTGGTATTTTAAGAAACCAGACAAGTGTTCCTATCCTGTTCACCATCAGGACAAAGAGCCAAGGAGGAAGATTCCCAGATGATAGTTACGAAGACATTGAAAGACTTCTCAATTTGGCCATCAAACTGGGTGTTGAGTACGTTGATTTAGAGTTGTCTTTACCAGAGTCATTACTTGACAGTGTAGCATCTAAAAGACAATTTACTAAGATCATTGGATCGCATCATGACTTCTCAGGCACTGTAAAGTGGAATAATGTGGAATGGGAAAACAAGTATCTCTTAGCTCTGAAGTTGAATGTTGATATTATTAAATTTGTTGGAACTGCGACGAGCTTGAACGACAATTGGGAATTGGAACATTTTAGAAGTCTTCATACTGATAAGCCCTTCATTGGAATCAATATGGGACCTCTAGGAAAAGTTTCCAGAGTCTTCAACACAATTTTGACTCCAGTAACTCACAAAGATCTTCCCTCAAGTGCAGCCCCAGGTCAACTAaccttgaaagagattAACGAGTATTTTGGACAGTTTGGAGGAAGCAGCCGTAAAAAGTTTTACATTGTTGGAAAACCTATCAGCCACTCCAAGTCTCCTGAACTGCATAAGACCTTCTACGATGAATTTGGTTTGAGTCACACatttgacaaatttgaaaCAGATGACGCAGCTAAGgttttcaatgatcttGTGAAAGGTAACGATGAACTGGGCGGCTGCGCAGTAACCATTCCCCTCAAAATCGACATGCTGAAGTATGTGAATGAGCTTACTGATTCAGCAAAGTCCATTGGTGCATTGAATACTATAATCCCAATTGGGGATGGTAGATTTATTGGAGATAACACCGACTGGATTGGAATCAGAGACTCCCTTCATCAGGCTGGATGCGAGATAGCTCCCGAATCTAGTGTCGGCTTGGTAGTAGGAGGTGGCGGAACCTCAAGAGCAGCAGTTTATGCTCTCCATCAAATGGGATGCTCTAAGATCTACATGTTGAATAGAACTCCATCTAAGCTTAGTGAGATCAAGAATCATTTCCCATCAAATTATAACATACATATTGTTGACTCTCTGGATGCAATTGATGAGGACGACAAGCTGGATGCTGCTGTATCAACAGTTCCAGGAGATAAACCTCTGGACGACCAGTTGATCTCTTTGCTTAAGAAGTTGTTAGAGAAGAAACGTGGTCATGCTGTGCTCCTAGAAGCAGCTTACAAACCTAGAGAGACGCCAATTATGGCATTGGCATTTTCCAGAGGCTGGAAAGTTGTTCCTGGGAGTAAGATGCTAGTTAACCAAGGAATTGAGCAATTTTACAAGTGGACTGGCTATCAATTCTCCTCCCACATTGATCTGTAG
- a CDS encoding C-22 sterol desaturase — protein MSQVISSYSGSNSSTIAGTISHYAQSVINDFTWWQAALAIIVGVLSYDQIMYQIRKGNIAGPKFKIWPVIGPFLESLDPKFEEYKAKWDSGPLSCVSIFHKFVVIASTRDLARKILQSPAYVKPCVVDVAVKILRPSNWVFLDGKEHVDYRKGLNGLFTKKALEVYIPAQEKIMDDYLNRFAEMSKEKPMIFFHEFREIMCALSLKTFCGDYITDEQIKLIADNYYKVTAALELVNFPIIIPFTKTWYGKVTADDTMKIFESCAAMAKKHINEENGKPTCVMDAWIDSMKQARESKSKDPDAKLLIREFSNREISEAIFTFLFASQDASSSACCWMFQLIADRPDVMAKIREEQIRLRDGDINKPLTGELIDSMKYTFMVVKETLRYRPPVLMVPYVVKKSYPVSDNYTVPKGAMVIPTLYPALHDPEVYENPDDFIPERWVEGSPANQAKKNWLVFGNGPHVCLGQNYVMMAFTALIGKAAMLYDIDHTVTPLSEEIKVFATIFPKDDLILQFKHRDEQEILNDISA, from the coding sequence ATGTCGCAAGTCATTTCAAGTTATAGTGGGAGCAACTCCTCAACAATAGCTGGAACTATATCGCATTATGCTCAGTCAGTAATCAATGACTTCACTTGGTGGCAGGCTGCCCTGGCTATCATTGTTGGAGTTCTGTCTTACGATCAAATAATGTATCAAATCCGTAAGGGGAACATAGCCGGACCAAAATTCAAGATTTGGCCAGTCATTGGTCCTTTTTTGGAGTCTTTGGACccaaaatttgaagagtaCAAGGCCAAATGGGATTCCGGCCCGCTATCCTGTGTGTCTATTTTCCACAAGTTCGTCGTTATCGCCTCAACTCGGGATCTAGCCAggaagattcttcaaagtccaGCTTATGTAAAACCTTGTGTTGTTGACGTTGCTGTTAAAATATTAAGACCTTCGAACTGGGTATTTTTAGACGGTAAGGAACATGTTGACTATAGAAAAGGTTTAAACGGTCTTTTCACTAAAAAGGCCCTGGAAGTCTATATTCCTGCCCAAGAGAAGATCATGGATGACTACCTCAACCGTTTTGCAGAGATGTCCAAAGAGAAGCCTatgatttttttccacGAATTTAGAGAAATTATGTGTGCTCTGTCCCTGAAGACTTTCTGTGGTGATTATATTACTGATGAGCAAATTAAGTTGATTGCAGACAATTATTACAAAGTAACAGCCGCATTAGAGTTGGTCAACTTTCCTATCATTATTCCCTTCACTAAGACTTGGTATGGGAAAGTCACCGCCGATGACACCATGAAGATCTTCGAGTCGTGTGCTGCTATGGCTAAAAAACATATCAACGAGGAGAATGGAAAGCCCACATGCGTCATGGATGCATGGATTGACTCCATGAAGCAAGCTAGAGAAAGCAAATCCAAAGATCCTGATGCTAAGCTTTTAATTAGAGAATTTTCCAATAGAGAAATTTCTGAAGCTATCTTCACATTTTTGTTTGCGTCCCAGGAtgcctcttcttctgcCTGTTGCTGGATGTTCCAGCTTATCGCTGATAGACCTGATGTCATGGCTAAAATCAGAGAAGAACAGATCCGTTTGCGTGATGGAGACATCAATAAGCCGCTGACTGGAGAGCTGATTGACTCTATGAAGTACACTTTCATGGTGGTCAAGGAAACACTGAGATACAGGCCTCCAGTCTTGATGGTTCCGTATGTCGTTAAGAAATCGTACCCAGTCAGTGACAACTATACAGTTCCAAAAGGAGCTATGGTTATTCCAACTTTGTATCCAGCCTTGCATGACCCAGAAGTGTATGAAAATCCAGATGATTTTATTCCTGAGAGATGGGTCGAAGGGTCACCAGCCAACCAAGCCAAAAAGAACTGGCTCGTATTTGGTAATGGACCACATGTGTGCCTAGGGCAGAACTATGTTATGATGGCTTTCACCGCTTTGATCGGCAAAGCTGCCATGTTGTACGACATTGATCATACTGTCACTCCATTGAGTGAAGagatcaaagtttttgcCACCATTTTCCCAAAAGACGATCTGATTCTTCAGTTCAAACATAGAGACGAGCAGGAGATTCTGAATGATATTTCTGCTTAG
- a CDS encoding Choline/ethanolamine transporter: MSSSVEKSDVNDVSLTRRFTKDSTLDKDDLILAQLGYEPELNRNFSVWSVLGVGFGLTNSWFGISASLVTGISSGGPMMIVYGIMIIAAVSTCIGITLSELASAYPSSGGQYVWAKVLAPKYPVLAFLCGSFSYAGSIFSSTSTTVATVQIAVAFYELTHADYEFHRWHVFVAFQILNFFIFFFNCYAKFLPSIAKSSLYISLGSFIVITITVLACSSGHFQNAKFVFSDFDNQTGWESAGIAFIIGLINPNWSFSCLDCATHMAEEVAQPERVIPIAIMGTVAIGFFTSFVYCISMFFSIRDLDALLNTATGAPIISIYYQALQNQGGAIFLGFLLFLTACGCLISGHTWQMRLCWSFARDNGLPFSPFLSKVDKRMGIPFNAHLFSVCLCSLVSCLYLASDLAYNSLVTGCITFLLLSYAIPVSCLIYNGRDSITHGPFWIGKFGYFTSSMTVAWALFALVFYSFPFVKPVTKSNMNYAAAAIVGWLVVSLVYWFSYGKKIFIMRNEDDEDAVLKKIFAKTESHREKDATIPVEVTKEL, encoded by the coding sequence ATGTCAAGTAGCGTGGAAAAATCCGATGTAAACGATGTTTCCCTAACAAGAAGATTCACCAAAGATTCAACTCTTGATAAGGATGACTTAATTCTGGCTCAATTGGGTTACGAACCTGAGTTGAATAGAAACTTTTCTGTTTGGTCTGTCTTAGGTGTTGGCTTCGGTTTGACCAACTCCTGGTTTGGTATCTCCGCTTCTTTGGTCACTGGTATCTCTTCCGGTGGTCCAATGATGATTGTTTATGGTATCATGATTATTGCAGCAGTATCCACCTGTATTGGTATCACCTTATCTGAACTGGCTTCTGCTTATCCTTCTTCAGGAGGTCAATACGTTTGGGCTAAGGTATTAGCTCCTAAATACCCAGTATTGGCTTTCCTGTGCGGTTCATTCTCATATGCTGGTTCCATCTTctcatcaacttcaactACTGTGGCTACTGTTCAGATTGCAGTTGCATTTTACGAACTGACCCATGCTGACTATGAATTCCACCGCTGGCACGTTTTCGTAGCTTTCCAGatcttgaattttttcattttctttttcaactgtTATGCCAAGTTTCTCCCATCGATTGCAAAGTCATCGCTGTACATTTCTTTGGGATCTTTTATCGTCATCACCATCACCGTACTTGCTTGCTCCAGTGGACATTTCCAAAACGCCAAATTCGTGTTTTCCGATTTTGACAACCAAACTGGTTGGGAATCCGCTGGAATCGCCTTCATCATTGGTTTAATTAACCCAAATTGGTCCTTCTCGTGTCTGGATTGTGCTACCCATATGGCTGAAGAAGTCGCCCAACCTGAAAGGGTTATTCCAATTGCCATCATGGGAACTGTTGCCATTGGATTTTTTACTTCCTTTGTGTACTGTATTTCGATGTTCTTCTCTATCAGAGATCTGGATGCATTGCTGAACACTGCTACCGGTGCCCCCATTATTTCCATTTACTACCaagctcttcaaaatcaaggAGGTGCCATTTTCCTGGGTTTCTTGTTGTTTTTGACTGCCTGTGGATGTTTAATTTCTGGTCACACCTGGCAAATGCGACTCTGTTGGTCTTTTGCCAGAGACAATGGTCTTCCATTTTCTCCATTCCTTTCAAAGGTCGACAAGAGAATGGGTATTCCATTCAACGCACATTTGTTTTCCGTCTGTTTATGTTCCTTGGTCAGTTGCCTTTACTTGGCTTCAGACTTGGCTTATAACTCTTTGGTAACCGGATGCATCACTTTCCTCCTGTTGTCTTATGCAATTCCTGTCTCTTGTCTTATATACAATGGAAGAGACAGTATCACTCATGGTCCATTCTGGATTGGAAAGTTTGGTTATTTCACCTCCAGTATGACCGTTGCATGGGCATTATTTGCTCTGGTATTCTACTCATTCCCATTTGTGAAGCCAGTTACTAAGTCCAACATGAACTACGCGGCTGCAGCTATTGTTGGTTGGTTGGTTGTTTCTCTGGTCTACTGGTTTAGCTATGGAAAGAAGATATTTATTATGAGAAACGAAGACGACGAAGACGCTGTTCTTAAAAAAATCTTTGCCAAAACCGAGTCACACAGAGAAAAGGACGCCACCATTCCAGTTGAAGTAACCAAAGAACTCTAG
- a CDS encoding Mg<sup&gt2+</sup&gt-dependent phosphatidate (PA) phosphatase, with amino-acid sequence MQYVGRAIGSVSKTWSSINPATLSGAIDIIVVEQENGDLACSPFHVRFGKFQLLRPSQKKVDFIVNGEKTDLPMKLGDGGEAFFVFETDAAIPSELQTSPVISPVSSPEPASPLSTPSRPNSEPDYLELGDGESTTSELENFKLNRYPYLSTEVSHSDPGVGSVSSSPENTKIIQKISRKLNTKNIPSKVDNNGNLVLDIQGYKSDDLDDNSKSLKQLLLAELGEDVDLDKVIEKDHEGNIMINGAISLLSGEDDLESFPQTDDQAESLKLDLESDKSDIESDTNHELSRYFKTLRLTSDQLKCLTLKKGINELKFSVNKGKSVVTANLYFWDYYDPIVISDIDGTITKSDALGHVFTMIGRDWTHKGVAKLFSDIKSNGYNIMYLTARSVGQADSTRYYLNNIEQEGLRLPQGPVILSPDRTMAALRREVILKKPEVFKMACLNDIKKLYLTNTKDLNPNTDSADFTDINTNTLRSSSLTEDVQTPFYAGFGNRITDALSYRSVGIPSSRIFTINPDGDVHMELLELAGYRSSYVHISELVDHFFPPVNTELFKSMPSDTYRNTAKFSDVNYWKEPLYNFEELSDEDSSEDELRRRKEEERLQSAPRSPILAAGASFFKGSSSLLGSPERMTLSDPKPTEVAPSTIKPPKSVGSVSSDEEKLKDHDDFIDVDHEDETLDDDDDPFDYDYEYEDEEEENDDVDEVDDGEEYSDDYYDEEDDYDEELDHTLEPDQKKELDQTAEANQLPPSGPDEMESKSFKKASDLISKMRIDDS; translated from the coding sequence ATGCAGTACGTAGGTAGAGCCATTGGATCAGTATCCAAAACCTGGTCGTCCATTAACCCGGCCACACTGAGTGGTGCTATTGATATCATCGTGGTGGAACAAGAAAATGGTGATCTGGCTTGCTCTCCCTTCCATGTTCGGTTTGGAAAGTTTCAATTATTGAGGCCTTCCCAAAAGAAAGTGGATTTCATCGTCAATGGAGAAAAGACAGACTTACCAATGAAACTGGGCGATGGGGGCGAAGCTTTCTTTGTGTTTGAAACCGATGCTGCCATCCCGAGTGAGCTTCAAACTTCCCCCGTCATCTCACCTGTATCCAGCCCAGAACCAGCCTCTCCACTGAGTACTCCTTCCAGACCAAACTCTGAACCAGATTATTTAGAATTAGGGGATGGAGAATCTACAACCAGTGAATTAGAGAACTTCAAGTTAAATCGATATCCCTATTTATCAACTGAGGTATCGCATTCAGATCCTGGTGTTGGGTCTGTGAGCTCAAGTCCTGAGAATACGAAGattattcaaaagatctCTCGGAAACTCAATACGAAAAATATTCCTTCCAAGGTTGATAATAACGGAAATCTTGTATTGGATATACAAGGTTACAAAAGTGATGATCTAGACGAcaattccaaatctttgaaacagTTGTTATTGGCTGAACTCGGAGAAGATGTAGATTTGGACAAGgttattgaaaaagatcaCGAAGGAAACATTATGATCAATGGTGCCATATCTTTGTTGAGCGGAGAAGATGATCTGGAATCATTTCCTCAGACCGACGACCAAGCTGAGAGTCTCAAATTGGATCTGGAGTCAGATAAATCTGACATTGAATCAGACACAAATCATGAATTGTCTCGCTACTTCAAAACGCTAAGACTTACATCAGATCAATTGAAATGTCTTACACTGAAGAAGGGAATTAACGAGCTGAAATTCAGTGTCAACAAGGGCAAATCTGTGGTGACGGCAAATCTATACTTCTGGGACTATTATGACCCCATAGTCATATCGGATATAGATGGAACCATTACTAAATCTGATGCCTTAGGCCATGTATTTACCATGATTGGCCGTGATTGGACTCACAAAGGTGTAGCCAAATTATTTTCAGATATCAAATCCAATGGATACAATATCATGTATTTGACTGCAAGGTCTGTTGGTCAAGCCGATTCGACCCGCTACTATTTAAACAACATTGAACAAGAAGGCTTGAGGCTTCCTCAAGGGCCGGTGATCCTTTCTCCGGATCGCACAATGGCCGCTTTACGAAGAGAGGtaattttgaagaaaccTGAGGTGTTCAAGATGGCATGTTTAAACGACATAAAGAAACTGTATCTCACCAATACCAAAGACCTAAATCCGAACACAGATTCTGCAGATTTCACGGATATCAATACGAACACTTTGAGATCTTCAAGTCTTACAGAGGATGTACAAACGCCATTTTACGCCGGTTTTGGTAATAGAATTACCGATGCTTTGTCCTATAGGTCAGTAGGGATACCATCATCAAGAATTTTTACCATAAACCCAGACGGTGATGTTCACATGGAGCTACTCGAATTGGCTGGGTATAGAAGTTCTTATGTACATATTAGTGAGCTGGTAGATCATTTCTTTCCACCAGTGAACACTGAACTATTTAAGTCGATGCCTTCTGATACCTATCGGAACACGGCAAAGTTCTCTGATGTCAATTATTGGAAAGAGCCTTTGTACAATTTTGAGGAGCtcagtgatgaagattctAGTGAAGATGAGctaagaagaagaaaggaggAGGAACGTTTACAGTCTGCTCCTCGTAGTCCAATATTGGCAGCAGGAGCAtcgtttttcaaaggaagtAGTAGCCTTTTAGGTTCACCAGAACGGATGACTTTGAGTGACCCAAAGCCAACTGAAGTTGCCCCTAGCACAATCAAACCCCCAAAATCAGTTGGTTCTGTATCATCCGATGAAGAAAAGCTGAAAGATCATGATGATTTCATTGACGTTGATCACGAAGATGAAACcttggatgatgatgacgatcCCTTTGACTACGATTACGAGtatgaagatgaagaagaggaaaatgaCGACGtagatgaagttgatgatggGGAAGAGTATTCAGATGATTATTatgacgaagaagacgaCTACGATGAAGAATTAGATCATACTTTAGAACCagaccaaaagaaagaactggaCCAAACAGCTGAAGCCAACCAGTTACCCCCTTCAGGACCCGATGAAATGgaatcaaaatctttcaagaaagcCAGTGATTTAATAAGCAAAATGAGAATCGATGACAGCTGA